From one Lycium ferocissimum isolate CSIRO_LF1 chromosome 7, AGI_CSIRO_Lferr_CH_V1, whole genome shotgun sequence genomic stretch:
- the LOC132063727 gene encoding transcription factor MYC2-like, whose translation MELLMVSSSPMVTASLPSGDNQLPLGLQHMLQYVVKSQPEWWAYVIFWQTSNDDEGKAFLAWGDGYFQGRGAAPNNNKGSTSSSDSQAQSERKKAIREIQALMDDTTNALLDDGDVSDTEWFYVMSLARSFSAGDGSVLGKAFSRGDFLWITGAAQFQVYYTCERAKEAQIHGIQTMVCIPTANGVLELGSTHLIKQNLSTVQQVKSLFLSCPPIQFLENTICFADIGLVTGLPQKGNNDDNSKKLQLPDSDKLKAVPRKRGRKPKGGGEDTNMAALNHVEAERQRREKLNHRFYALRSVVPDVSRMDKASLLSDAVSYINKLKAKVDELESQLTDHNISKKQKITTELSTDNQSTTTSASNSTVEPEVEVKILGPDAMIRVQSENVDYPSAKLMIALQHLQMQVHHASISTVNNLVLHDVVVRVPQGLSTEDELKTALLTRLEQ comes from the coding sequence ATGGAACTACTCATGGTTTCCTCATCTCCCATGGTAACGGCCTCACTACCCAGTGGAGACAACCAGTTACCATTAGGCCTTCAACATATGCTTCAGTATGTTGTCAAAAGCCAGCCTGAATGGTGGGCGTACGTTATTTTCTGGCAAACATCTAACGACGATGAGGGAAAAGCCTTTTTAGCTTGGGGAGACGGTTATTTCCAAGGACGCGGTGCAGCACCTAATAACAACAAAGGTAGCACCAGCAGCTCAGATTCACAGGCCCAGTCTGAGAGAAAAAAAGCCATCCGAGAAATTCAAGCTTTAATGGATGATACTACTAATGCTCTATTGGACGACGGTGATGTATCCGATACTGAATGGTTCTACGTGATGTCGTTGGCTCGTTCTTTCTCTGCTGGAGATGGATCAGTTCTTGGTAAAGCTTTTAGTAGAGGTGATTTTTTGTGGATAACAGGTGCAGCCCAATTTCAGGTTTATTACACCTGTGAAAGGGCTAAAGAAGCACAGATCCATGGAATTCAGACTATGGTTTGCATTCCAACTGCAAACGGAGTTCTTGAATTGGGCTCAACACACTTAATCAAACAGAATTTGAGCACGGTTCAACAGGTCAAGTCCTTGTTCCTCTCTTGTCCGCCTATTCAATTTCTAGAAAATACTATTTGTTTTGCTGATATTGGCCTTGTCACTGGGCTGCcacaaaaaggaaataatgaTGACAATAGCAAAAAACTACAGCTTCCTGATTCGGATAAATTAAAGGCAGTACCAAGGAAAAGGGGGAGAAAGCCCAAGGGGGGCGGTGAGGATACTAATATGGCGGCGTTGAACCATGTAGAGGCGGAGAGACAAAGGAGGGAGAAGCTCAACCACCGTTTCTACGCGTTACGTTCCGTTGTACCCGACGTTTCAAGAATGGACAAAGCGTCATTGCTATCAGACGCTGTGTCCTACATCAACAAACTCAAAGCCAAAGTGGATGAATTGGAATCGCAACTAACTGATCACAACATCAGCAAGAAACAGAAAATTACAACGGAATTGTCAACTGATAACCAAAGCACCACTACTTCGGCGTCTAATTCAACAGTTGAGCCGGAGGTTGAAGTGAAGATTTTGGGCCCGGATGCGATGATAAGGGTTCAATCAGAGAACGTGGATTATCCATCAGCGAAACTCATGATTGCGCTTCAACATCTACAAATGCAAGTCCATCATGCTAGCATCTCAACTGTCAATAATCTCGTGCTTCATGATGTTGTGGTTAGAGTTCCTCAGGGATTGAGCACTGAAGATGAATTAAAGACTGCTCTTCTTACTAGATTAGAACAATAG
- the LOC132063726 gene encoding uncharacterized protein LOC132063726 gives MKQEPRSPPLHHHLRYSSKKISSFGKPVLYFLCLLLAYSLGYLSSSTRNNNNYTTTNNNKPPRGHVNSVVNHVDTTISSGTTEKDHNNFGAVCGEAVPSQDIRLKILERVFKGTSPWQNFPPTHADNLLRKKWVKGWGSNGAVFENLIRKVQPKTIIEVGTFLGASALHMVELTRRLGLDDTKVVCIDDFRGWPGFSDNPRMKDMKMVNGDVLLMYQFMQNVVNANATESVVYMPFSSGSALEKLCEWGVFGELIEVDAGHDFHSAWFDINRAFKLLKPGSAGGVIFGHDYFTAADNRGVRRAVNLFARTHNLTVQVDGQHWVFHITNPL, from the coding sequence ATGAAACAAGAACCACGATCGCCACCTCTGCACCACCACCTTCGTTACTCATCAAAGAAAATTTCATCTTTCGGTAAACCTGTTTTGTACTTCCTCTGTCTCCTGTTAGCCTATTCGCTCGGTTATCTGTCTAGCTCCACACGCAACAATAATAATtatactactactaataataacaAGCCACCCAGGGGCCATGTAAACTCGGTCGTGAACCATGTAGACACAACAATTAGCAGTGGAACAACAGAAAAGGACCACAACAATTTCGGGGCGGTATGTGGTGAGGCTGTTCCATCACAAGACATACGCCTTAAAATTCTAGAGCGTGTCTTCAAAGGAACATCCCCTTGGCAGAATTTCCCACCAACACACGCGGACAATCTCCTACGTAAAAAGTGGGTCAAAGGGTGGGGCTCAAATGGCGCGGTCTTCGAGAATCTAATCCGCAAGGTGCAACCCAAGACCATAATAGAAGTAGGCACGTTCTTGGGAGCATCTGCTCTTCACATGGTCGAACTGACTCGTCGATTGGGTCTAGATGACACGAAAGTCGTCTGCATAGACGATTTTCGAGGGTGGCCCGGTTTTTCAGATAATCCGCGGATGAAAGACATGAAGATGGTGAACGGGGACGTTTTGTTGATGTATCAATTCATGCAGAACGTGGTCAACGCGAACGCGACGGAGTCAGTAGTGTACATGCCCTTCTCCAGCGGGTCAGCGCTGGAGAAGCTGTGCGAGTGGGGGGTGTTTGGTGAGTTGATTGAGGTTGATGCTGGACATGATTTTCACTCGGCTTGGTTTGATATAAACCGGGCTTTCAAGTTGTTGAAGCCCGGTTCGGCGGGTGGTGTTATTTTTGGACATGACTATTTTACTGCAGCTGATAACAGGGGAGTGAGAAGGGCTGTTAATTTGTTTGCCCGCACTCATAATCTAACAGTCCAAGTCGACGGTCAGCACTGGGTTTTCCATATTACCAATCCATTATAA